Proteins from one Sarcophilus harrisii chromosome 2, mSarHar1.11, whole genome shotgun sequence genomic window:
- the BNIP1 gene encoding vesicle transport protein SEC20 gives MATTLDVHVRMCNQEIVIFDLEVKAFIQDIRDCSGPLSTLTELNAKVKEKFHHLRLRIQELEQMAKEQDKESEKQVLLQEVENHKKQMLSNQTAWRKANLACKIAIDNLEKAELLQGGDMRQRKTTKETLAQTSSSITESLMGISRMMSQQVRQSEEAMQILANSSRTILDANEEFKSMSGTIQLGRKLITKYNRRELTDKLLIFLALALFLATVLYILKKRLFPFL, from the exons ATGGCGACTACCCTGGATGTCCACGTCCGGATGTGTAACCAAGAGATTGTCATATTCGACTTGGAAGTTAAAGCGTTTATCCAG GATATTCGGGATTGTTCGGGACCATTGAGCACACTTACAGAACTGAATGCCAAAGTAAAGGAGAAGTTTCACCATTTACGCCTCAGAATACAG GAACTTGAGCAGATGGCTAAGGAACAGGATAAAGAATCTGAGAAACAAGTTTTGCTCCAGGAAGTTGAGAATCACAAGAAGCAAATGCTCAG CAATCAGACTGCATGGAGGAAAGCAAATCTTGCTTGTAAAATTGCAATTGACAATTTAGAAAAAGCAGAACTTCTTCAAGGAGGTGACATGAGGCAAAG aaAAACTACTAAGGAGACCCTCGCACAGACTTCCAGTAGCATCACAGAAAGCTTAATGGGCATTAGCAGAATGATGTCCCAGCAGGTTCGCCAGAGTGAGGAAGCCATGCAGATTTTAG CAAATTCTTCTCGAACTATCCTGGATGCGAATGAAGAATTTAAGTCTATGTCAGGAACTATCCAGTTGGGACGAAAGCTCATCACAAAATACAACCGCAGAGAACTGACAGACAAGCTGCTTATTTTTCTTGCTCTCGCTCTTTTTCTGGCTACTGTactttatatcctaaagaaaaggctttttccatttttgtaa